Genomic DNA from Peribacillus sp. FSL H8-0477:
GGGTAGCTCTTTCTCTGCTTGAGCTCAGTGGAAAACGTTTGTACCTTACCTGTTCGTTCGGCAATTTGTAAAATGGGCTTATCCTTCGGAATGAGTACCCCTAGAATGTTCTCAACACTCTTCAATAATCCACCAGGATTTCCGCGGACATCGATAATGAGCCCTTCGATTCCTTTATTCTCGAGATCCTTCAACTGTCTTTTAAAATCTGTCGCGGTTTTCTCCGAGAATAGCGTTATATCAATATAACCAATCTGTTCATTATTACTCTCGAGAGTTGATGAAAAAACTGTATCAACCGGGATTTCTTCACGTGTAATATTCAGTGTGATTGGACGAACTGCTCCTTGTCGCTTAATTTCGAGACTAACGGAAGTCCCTTTTTTTCCACGAATTTTTAGTCTGGTCTCTTCTAGATTCAAGCCTTCGATGCTCTCACCATTTACCTTTAATAACTGATCTCTTGGCTTTAAGCCGGCTTTTTCAGCGGGAGAATCTTTATATGGGGCAACGATGATGATTTTATTATCTTCTACCCCAATTTCCGTTCCGATGCCTTCAAAGGTTGAATCAAGTGACTCGCTGAATTGATTCGCTGTTTGTTTATCCATATAGACGGAGTATGGATCTTTAAGTGTTGCAAGCATTCCTTGAATGGCGCCTTCAACGAGCTGTGTACTCCCTACCTTTTCTACATATTGATTTTTAATGAGCTGGTAGGCAGCTTCAACTTTAATCCATTCTTGATTTGCCACACCTTCTTTCTTTTCCTGTTTTATTGGTTCATCAGCAGTCATCATCTCGGTATAATAGGCTCCGCCAAGTGCCCCGAGCAATAGTGATAATACGATTGCGAGTGGAAGAATCCATTTTTTACCCATAGTGGTCTCCTTTGTTTGCATTGTGTATTTCACTATATGAATAGCTTGTACGATTTATGCATTCTAGAGCACCTAAAAAAACCAGCTTGTCCAAATACGGACAAGCTGGTTTTTTCTCTTGCTATATGGGTATAGATTACATAGATACGTAGTTTAAAGGATTAACAGCATTTGTTTTTGATACATTCCATGCACCTTTATGCAATTCGAAATGTAAATGCTGTCCGTATGAATGACCTGTATTTCCCATGATTCCGATTTGTTGTCCTTTTGCAACAACTTGTCCAGTACCAACGTTACGCGAATTCAAATGTGCATACACTGTAGTATATGTTTGACCGCCAATTGAGTGGGATACCATGATACAGTTGCCATAAGAACTTGATAGATATGAACGGATAACAACACCGTCTGCTGCTGCTACTACTGGAACCGTTCCTGATTGAGCAATATCAATACCCGCATGGAATTTGTTCCAACGAGAACCAATTTGTGATGTTACTCTACCTGCACTTGGACGAGTAAATTGTCCAGATGAAACAGGCGGTGCTGATGTTACAG
This window encodes:
- a CDS encoding S41 family peptidase, which codes for MGKKWILPLAIVLSLLLGALGGAYYTEMMTADEPIKQEKKEGVANQEWIKVEAAYQLIKNQYVEKVGSTQLVEGAIQGMLATLKDPYSVYMDKQTANQFSESLDSTFEGIGTEIGVEDNKIIIVAPYKDSPAEKAGLKPRDQLLKVNGESIEGLNLEETRLKIRGKKGTSVSLEIKRQGAVRPITLNITREEIPVDTVFSSTLESNNEQIGYIDITLFSEKTATDFKRQLKDLENKGIEGLIIDVRGNPGGLLKSVENILGVLIPKDKPILQIAERTGKVQTFSTELKQRKSYPIVVLTDNGSASASEILAGALQEAGGYKVIGERTFGKGTVQQAVPMGDGSNIKISLFKWLTPNGNWIHKVGIAPNIEVHQPTYFTAHQLEVDKPFERDMNDEKIKHAQEMLKAIGFVPGRTDGYFSSKTETALKAFQRHKGLNVTGELDNQTAEELTASITEKIRDKQNDVQLRTALKIVSRE